One genomic region from Vanacampus margaritifer isolate UIUO_Vmar chromosome 2, RoL_Vmar_1.0, whole genome shotgun sequence encodes:
- the LOC144044029 gene encoding uncharacterized protein LOC144044029 isoform X1 — protein sequence MRRVRRKGATKDKVFGCDLLEHLNATGQDVPQVLRCCSQFVEEHGVVDGIYRLSGVSSNIQKLRSEFESEGIPDLSKEVYLQDIHCVSSLCKAYFRELPNPLLTYQLYDKFAEAVAVQLEEARLVKIRDVLKELPPPHYRTLEFLMCHLVKMASYSPETSMHARNLAIVWAPNLLRSKDIEASGFNGTAAFMEVRVQSIVVEFILTHVPQLFPSDVTHTRRKSLPSPTSVSGQEEPFFKTPPSANFGHISPGDGPIPIRPYHAIIEGTDKRKGSFKGRKWMSIFNIGSRFHDPRRRHKLSAKEKDRPALRPARSMDSLSIQSYSNEDSIRPLQTSRSAKMSGLELAASPSPLGGSEYAVTYRRGTGLVSGGTQGIYTALDPEGLGGTDGDSVQSRSPGLSTKAGRRAAMHITGPTLVTVPLHIASNLAKGLLQGGGSGRVVHRGSDKDGGDKEGGNHVERKDSKRMEMKVEGVRDAKEETKEVTHRKEIILDEDANTVVDKEEEDKNKESVREECRSEPEAKETSADAYQEMQGGPSAKCEDNNLFDSSGVLNSTEDDDQELSGYVQDNFEFLDHMDCSVSCQIPLHFLQDCASQVNEFSVEPPGHSEDEYELMEQPSHHATAPDIRLSISSETSIQSQPRLQRPLSVDSNERHAKSLSLPHMTSPECEPGDCYYDDEDEDDDSADDTPHCYSSDEDGSLFAKSLPADFFLSNMCDLEPENLPGEPSCDATEFEPENSSGKQNQSQDDVDGLEETIPQIDHQEEDGNQRNEDLRIQKVGPELLPLEMPSHDCVDLQEHTDESSVKTNDDVEVDKIRQEDGEGVHHFSVSECAKKETSPVEEFCDVSEDPTEEFREDQDGGDESKLTEDVKPETKMSMPEDLSTEDVEVPRSGKTQKGSLETEDAFAKIWDDLEEVVCELIEDEERKTMEVRDSREANEIETTAGKNLEETDIHLPERCDREGAVLGKLVPKEDEAILEEVTVMLNRGAPLKEVISDESGQGMDFKDQGPERSEQEGEVTELLVFNEGKPIREKVTMTPSLTDKPLKEVCSDVRDSGECGRFENQGSERSKQEDTVTEKLLPKEDACICEEGTVTPTPRDNPLREVMSDILESREDVRFEEHEPDGCEQERDLTELFVPNEGKPILEKVTVTPNLRYTPLKEVRCDVLESGECCRFEKQEPERSKQEDTVMKKLLSKEEKPICEEVTVTPTPRDKPPKEVMSDILESGEDVEEHGQERFEQEREITELFVPNKGKPILQKVTETPSLRDTPLKEVRCNVPESRDDARFEERGPVKSKQEGIVVKKLCPKEENSICEEGTVTPSLRESALKEVRSEIPECRDGARFEARGLERREHETETTEKLVSKEDKPICEEKTGSLGDTPLKEVRSDVPESKHGVQFEERGPVKTKQEDIVMKKLFPKEENPICEEGTVTPSLRERPLKEVRSEISDCRDDARFEARELERREHESATTEKLVSKEDKHIYEEVTGSLGDTPLKEVRSDVPESKHGVRFEERGPERCEHEGLVIKKVLPKENKPIYEEVTVTPSLRSDLFQGCISDVPESRGSMRFEERGVGRKLIVSKLPKVYQVKAVPVVPPKPQHCKVAARNLRQQQQQQQQQQQRERRDADTPDDVTCGRDTSQSSPVSMCFDEAVAIATMRREKERECERERQRDWVA from the exons ATGAGGAGAGTCCGCAGAAAAGGGGCCACCAAAGACAAGGTGTTTGGTTGTGATCTTCTCGAGCACCTCAACGCCACCGGCCAGGACG TCCCTCAGGTGTTGCGGTGCTGCAGCCAGTTTGTGGAGGAACATGGCGTGGTGGACGGAATCTACAGGTTGTCCGGCGTTTCATCCAACATCCAGAAGCTCAG GAGCGAGTTCGAGAGCGAGGGGATCCCGGACCTCAGCAAGGAAGTGTACCTGCAGGACATCCACTGCGTCAGCTCCCTGTGCAAAGCGTACTTCCGGGAGCTGCCCAACCCGCTGCTCACGTACCAACTTTATGACAAGTTTGCC GAGGCTGTGGCCGTCCAGCTGGAGGAGGCGCGACTGGTGAAAATCCGAGACGTCCTGAAGGAACTTCCGCCGCCGCATTACAG AACTCTGGAGTTTCTGATGTGCCACCTCGTCAAAATGGCCTCGTACTCGCCAGAGACCAGCATGCACGCCAGGAACTTGGCCATCGTCTGGGCGCCCAATCTGCTCCG GTCAAAGGACATCGAGGCGTCGGGTTTCAATGGCACCGCCGCCTTCATGGAGGTCAGGGTGCAGTCCATTGTAGTGGAGTTCATCCTCACGCACGTCCCTCAGCTGTTTCCCTCAGACGTCACGCACACCAGGAGGAAGTCCCTCCCCTCCCCGACGTCCGTCTCCGGCCAGGAGGAACCCTTCTTCAAGACTCCGCCTTCGGCAAACTTTGGACACATCAGTCCAGGGGATGGTCCAATTCCGATAAGACCTTACCACGCCATTATTGAAGGCACTGATAA GAGGAAGGGCTCATTCAAAGGAAGGAAGTGGATGTCTATTTTCAATATCGGCAGTCGCTTCCACGATCCGAGAAGGCGGCATAAACTTTCGGCTAAAG AAAAGGACAGACCGGCGTTGCGTCCAGCTCGAAGCATGGACTCCCTCAGCATTCAGTCATATTCAAATGAAG ATTCTATACGTCCTCTGCAGACGTCTCGCTCCGCCAAAATGTCCGGCTTGGAACTTGCAGCGTCGCCAAGCCCGTTAGGCGGAAGCGAATATGCCGTGACCTACCGCAGGGGGACGGGACTTGTGAGCGGGGGTACTCAGGGCATCTACACGGCCCTTGACCCCGAAGGCTTGGGAGGTACGGACGGCGACTCCGTCCAATCCAGATCGCCGGGGCTTTCCACCAAGGCGGGTCGGAGAGCGGCCATGCACATCACCGGGCCCACCTTGGTCACGGTGCCGCTGCACATCGCTTCCAACTTGGCCAAGGGCCTTCTGCAGGGAGGCGGGAGTGGTCGGGTGGTCCACCGTGGCAGCGATAAAGATGGGGGGGATAAGGAGGGAGGCAATCATGTGGAGAGGAAGGACAgtaaaagaatggaaatgaaaGTTGAAGGAGTTAGGGACGCTAAAGAAGAGACGAAAGAGGTGACACACAGGAAGGAAATCATCCTGGATGAAGATGCAAATACGGTAGTTGACAAGGAGGAAGAAGACAAGAACAAGGAATCGGTTAGGGAAGAATGTCGATCGGAGCCGGAGGCAAAAGAAACATCTGCGGATGCCTACCAAG AAATGCAAGGAGGACCATCAGCCAAATGCGAGGACAACAATCTGTTTGACTCTTCGGGTGTCCTCAACTCCACCGAGGATGACGACCAAGAACTGTCGGGTTACGTTCAAGACAACTTTGAATTCCTGGATCACATGGACTGCAGCGTCTCCTGTCag ATTCCTCTCCACTTCCTGCAAGACTGCGCCTCCCAAGTGAACGAATTCTCCGTTGAACCCCCCGGACATTCGGAGGACGAGTACGAACTCATGGAGCAACCGTCTCATCACGCCACAGCGCCCGACATCCGGTTAAGCATAAGCTCCGAGACCAGCATCCAAAGCCAGCCGAGGCTCCAGCGACCGCTCAGCGTCGACTCCAATGAGCGGCACGCAAAATCCCTCAGCTTGCCTCACATGACTTCGCCCGAGTGCGAACCGGGGGACTGTTACTATGACGACGAAGACGAAGACGACGACTCAGCAGATGACACACCTCACTGCTATAGTAGTGACGAAGACGGCAGCTTGTTCGCTAAGAGCCTCCCTGCGGACTTTTTTCTAAGCAACATGTGTGATCTGGAACCGGAGAACTTGCCGGGGGAACCGTCATGTGACGCAACGGAATTCGAACCTGAAAACTCCTCCGGTAAACAAAATCAGAGCCAGGACGACGTGGACGGACTAGAAGAGACGATACCACAAATCGACCACCAGGAGGAGGACGGCAATCAAAG AAATGAAGACCTAAGAATCCAGAAAGTTGGTCCAGAACTTCTCCCCTTAGAAATGCCATCACATGATTGTGTGGACTTGCAAGAGCACACGGATGAATCAAGTGTGAAGACCAATGATGATGTAGAAGTTGACAAGATAAGACAGGAAGATGGAGAAGGAGTCCATCACTTTTCTGTCTCTGAGTGTGCTAAGAAAGAAACGTCCCCGGTAGAGGAGTTTTGTGATGTTTCTGAAGACCCTACAGAAGAGTTCAGGGAGGACCAGGATGGTGGAGATGAGAGTAAACTGACCGAGGATGTGAAACCCGAAACTAAAATGAGTATGCCGGAAGATCTCTCAACAGAAGATGTTGAGGTACCAAGATCGGGAAAGACACAGAAGGGAAGCTTGGAAACGGAGGACGCCTTTGCAAAAATCTGGGACGATCTTGAGGAGGTTGTTTGCGAACTGATAGAAGATGAGGAAAGAAAGACGATGGAGGTCAGAGATAGCAGAGAGGCCAACGAGATAGAGACAACTGCAGGAAAGAATCTAGAGGAAACAGACATCCATTTACCAGAGAGATGTGACCGAGAAGGAGCGGTTCTGGGAAAGTTGGTGCCCAAAGAAGACGAAGCAATCCTGGAGGAAGTGACAGTGATGCTAAATCGTGGCGCACCCCTGAAAGAGGTCATATCTGATGAGTCTGGACAAGGGATGGATTTTAAGGACCAAGGGCCTGAAAGGTCTGAACAAGAAGGAGAGGTTACGGAATTGTTGGTATTCAATGAAGGCAAACCCATCCGTGAGAAAGTGACAATGACACCAAGTCTTACAGATAAACCCCTGAAAGAGGTCTGTTCTGACGTTCGGGACTCTGGAGAATGTGGGAGGTTTGAGAATCAAGGATCAGAGAGGAGTAAACAAGAAGATACCGTTACGGAAAAGTTGTTGCCCAAAGAAGACGCTTGCATTTGCGAAGAAGGGACAGTGACACCAACTCCTAGGGATAACCCCCTGAGAGAGGTCATGTCTGACATTCTGGAGTCCAGAGAAGATGTGAGGTTTGAGGAGCATGAACCAGATGGATGTGAACAAGAAAGAGATCTTACAGAATTGTTTGTACCCAATGAAGGTAAACCGATCTTGGAGAAAGTGACAGTGACACCAAATCTTAGATATACACCCCTGAAAGAGGTCAGATGTGATGTTCTGGAGTCTGGAGAATGCTGTAGGTTTGAGAAGCAAGAACCAGAGAGGTCAAAACAAGAGGATACCGTTATGAAGAAGTTGTtgtccaaagaagaaaaacccATTTGTGAGGAAGTGACAGTGACACCAACTCCTAGGGATAAACCCCCGAAAGAGGTCATGTCTGACATTCTAGAGTCCGGAGAAGATGTTGAGGAGCATGGACAAGAGAGGTTTGAGCAAGAAAGAGAGATTACAGAATTGTTTGTACCCAATAAAGGCAAACCTATCTTGCAGAAAGTGACAGAGACACCAAGTCTTAGAGATACACCCCTAAAAGAGGTCAGATGTAACGTTCCAGAGTCCAGAGACGATGCTCGGTTTGAGGAACGAGGACCAGTAAAGTCTAAACAAGAGGGTATCGTTGTAAAAAAGTTGTGCCCCAAAGAAGAAAACTCCATTTGTGAGGAAGGGACAGTGACACCAAGTCTTAGAGAAAGCGCCCTGAAAGAGGTCAGGTCTGAGATTCCAGAGTGCAGAGACGGCGCGAGATTTGAGGCGCGAGGACTAGAGAGGCGTGAACATGAAACCGAAACTACGGAAAAGTTGGTTTCCAAAGAAGACAAACCCATTTGcgaggaaaagacaggaagtCTTGGAGATACACCCCTGAAAGAGGTCAGGTCTGACGTTCCAGAGTCCAAACACGGTGTACAGTTTGAGGAACGAGGACCAGTAAAGACTAAACAAGAGGATATCGTTATGAAGAAGTTGTTCCCCAAAGAAGAAAACCCCATTTGTGAGGAAGGGACAGTGACACCAAGTCTTAGAGAAAGACCCCTGAAAGAGGTCAGGTCTGAGATTTCAGATTGCAGAGACGACGCGAGATTTGAGGCGCGAGAACTAGAGAGGCGTGAACATGAAAGCGCAACTACGGAAAAGTTGGTTtccaaagaagacaaacacatttACGAGGAAGTAACAGGAAGTCTTGGAGATACACCCCTGAAAGAGGTCAGGTCTGACGTTCCAGAGTCCAAACACGGTGTACGGTTCGAGGAACGAGGACCAGAGAGGTGTGAACACGAAGGCTTGGTTATAAAAAAGGTTTTGCCCAAAGAAAACAAACCCATTTATGAGGAAGTGACAGTGACACCAAGTCTTAGATCTGACCTCTTTCAGGGGTGTATCTCTGACGTTCCAGAGTCCAGAGGCAGTATGAGGTTCGAGGAGCGAGGAGTAGGAAGGAAGCTGATCGTCTCGAAACTGCCCAAAGTTTACCAAGTGAAAGCAGTGCCAGTGGTGCCACCCAAGCCCCAACACTGCAAGGTAGCTGCCCGGAACCTgcgtcaacaacaacaacaacagcagcagcagcagcagcgagaGAGGAGGGACGCCGACACGCCTGATGATGTCACCTGCGGCAGGGACACGTCCCAGAGCAGCCCTGTCAGCATGTGCTTCGACGAGGCCGTTGCCATAGCCACCATGAGGCGAGAAAAGGAGCGCGAATGTGAGCGGGAACGGCAACGGGATTGGGTGGCGTGA
- the LOC144044029 gene encoding uncharacterized protein LOC144044029 isoform X2: MVLFGLISSSTKQHVASHLVTTTLAREAVAVQLEEARLVKIRDVLKELPPPHYRTLEFLMCHLVKMASYSPETSMHARNLAIVWAPNLLRSKDIEASGFNGTAAFMEVRVQSIVVEFILTHVPQLFPSDVTHTRRKSLPSPTSVSGQEEPFFKTPPSANFGHISPGDGPIPIRPYHAIIEGTDKRKGSFKGRKWMSIFNIGSRFHDPRRRHKLSAKEKDRPALRPARSMDSLSIQSYSNEDSIRPLQTSRSAKMSGLELAASPSPLGGSEYAVTYRRGTGLVSGGTQGIYTALDPEGLGGTDGDSVQSRSPGLSTKAGRRAAMHITGPTLVTVPLHIASNLAKGLLQGGGSGRVVHRGSDKDGGDKEGGNHVERKDSKRMEMKVEGVRDAKEETKEVTHRKEIILDEDANTVVDKEEEDKNKESVREECRSEPEAKETSADAYQEMQGGPSAKCEDNNLFDSSGVLNSTEDDDQELSGYVQDNFEFLDHMDCSVSCQIPLHFLQDCASQVNEFSVEPPGHSEDEYELMEQPSHHATAPDIRLSISSETSIQSQPRLQRPLSVDSNERHAKSLSLPHMTSPECEPGDCYYDDEDEDDDSADDTPHCYSSDEDGSLFAKSLPADFFLSNMCDLEPENLPGEPSCDATEFEPENSSGKQNQSQDDVDGLEETIPQIDHQEEDGNQRNEDLRIQKVGPELLPLEMPSHDCVDLQEHTDESSVKTNDDVEVDKIRQEDGEGVHHFSVSECAKKETSPVEEFCDVSEDPTEEFREDQDGGDESKLTEDVKPETKMSMPEDLSTEDVEVPRSGKTQKGSLETEDAFAKIWDDLEEVVCELIEDEERKTMEVRDSREANEIETTAGKNLEETDIHLPERCDREGAVLGKLVPKEDEAILEEVTVMLNRGAPLKEVISDESGQGMDFKDQGPERSEQEGEVTELLVFNEGKPIREKVTMTPSLTDKPLKEVCSDVRDSGECGRFENQGSERSKQEDTVTEKLLPKEDACICEEGTVTPTPRDNPLREVMSDILESREDVRFEEHEPDGCEQERDLTELFVPNEGKPILEKVTVTPNLRYTPLKEVRCDVLESGECCRFEKQEPERSKQEDTVMKKLLSKEEKPICEEVTVTPTPRDKPPKEVMSDILESGEDVEEHGQERFEQEREITELFVPNKGKPILQKVTETPSLRDTPLKEVRCNVPESRDDARFEERGPVKSKQEGIVVKKLCPKEENSICEEGTVTPSLRESALKEVRSEIPECRDGARFEARGLERREHETETTEKLVSKEDKPICEEKTGSLGDTPLKEVRSDVPESKHGVQFEERGPVKTKQEDIVMKKLFPKEENPICEEGTVTPSLRERPLKEVRSEISDCRDDARFEARELERREHESATTEKLVSKEDKHIYEEVTGSLGDTPLKEVRSDVPESKHGVRFEERGPERCEHEGLVIKKVLPKENKPIYEEVTVTPSLRSDLFQGCISDVPESRGSMRFEERGVGRKLIVSKLPKVYQVKAVPVVPPKPQHCKVAARNLRQQQQQQQQQQQRERRDADTPDDVTCGRDTSQSSPVSMCFDEAVAIATMRREKERECERERQRDWVA; this comes from the exons atggttttgtttggattgatttccagctcaacaaaacagcatgttgccagccatcttgtcaccaccactctggctcgt GAGGCTGTGGCCGTCCAGCTGGAGGAGGCGCGACTGGTGAAAATCCGAGACGTCCTGAAGGAACTTCCGCCGCCGCATTACAG AACTCTGGAGTTTCTGATGTGCCACCTCGTCAAAATGGCCTCGTACTCGCCAGAGACCAGCATGCACGCCAGGAACTTGGCCATCGTCTGGGCGCCCAATCTGCTCCG GTCAAAGGACATCGAGGCGTCGGGTTTCAATGGCACCGCCGCCTTCATGGAGGTCAGGGTGCAGTCCATTGTAGTGGAGTTCATCCTCACGCACGTCCCTCAGCTGTTTCCCTCAGACGTCACGCACACCAGGAGGAAGTCCCTCCCCTCCCCGACGTCCGTCTCCGGCCAGGAGGAACCCTTCTTCAAGACTCCGCCTTCGGCAAACTTTGGACACATCAGTCCAGGGGATGGTCCAATTCCGATAAGACCTTACCACGCCATTATTGAAGGCACTGATAA GAGGAAGGGCTCATTCAAAGGAAGGAAGTGGATGTCTATTTTCAATATCGGCAGTCGCTTCCACGATCCGAGAAGGCGGCATAAACTTTCGGCTAAAG AAAAGGACAGACCGGCGTTGCGTCCAGCTCGAAGCATGGACTCCCTCAGCATTCAGTCATATTCAAATGAAG ATTCTATACGTCCTCTGCAGACGTCTCGCTCCGCCAAAATGTCCGGCTTGGAACTTGCAGCGTCGCCAAGCCCGTTAGGCGGAAGCGAATATGCCGTGACCTACCGCAGGGGGACGGGACTTGTGAGCGGGGGTACTCAGGGCATCTACACGGCCCTTGACCCCGAAGGCTTGGGAGGTACGGACGGCGACTCCGTCCAATCCAGATCGCCGGGGCTTTCCACCAAGGCGGGTCGGAGAGCGGCCATGCACATCACCGGGCCCACCTTGGTCACGGTGCCGCTGCACATCGCTTCCAACTTGGCCAAGGGCCTTCTGCAGGGAGGCGGGAGTGGTCGGGTGGTCCACCGTGGCAGCGATAAAGATGGGGGGGATAAGGAGGGAGGCAATCATGTGGAGAGGAAGGACAgtaaaagaatggaaatgaaaGTTGAAGGAGTTAGGGACGCTAAAGAAGAGACGAAAGAGGTGACACACAGGAAGGAAATCATCCTGGATGAAGATGCAAATACGGTAGTTGACAAGGAGGAAGAAGACAAGAACAAGGAATCGGTTAGGGAAGAATGTCGATCGGAGCCGGAGGCAAAAGAAACATCTGCGGATGCCTACCAAG AAATGCAAGGAGGACCATCAGCCAAATGCGAGGACAACAATCTGTTTGACTCTTCGGGTGTCCTCAACTCCACCGAGGATGACGACCAAGAACTGTCGGGTTACGTTCAAGACAACTTTGAATTCCTGGATCACATGGACTGCAGCGTCTCCTGTCag ATTCCTCTCCACTTCCTGCAAGACTGCGCCTCCCAAGTGAACGAATTCTCCGTTGAACCCCCCGGACATTCGGAGGACGAGTACGAACTCATGGAGCAACCGTCTCATCACGCCACAGCGCCCGACATCCGGTTAAGCATAAGCTCCGAGACCAGCATCCAAAGCCAGCCGAGGCTCCAGCGACCGCTCAGCGTCGACTCCAATGAGCGGCACGCAAAATCCCTCAGCTTGCCTCACATGACTTCGCCCGAGTGCGAACCGGGGGACTGTTACTATGACGACGAAGACGAAGACGACGACTCAGCAGATGACACACCTCACTGCTATAGTAGTGACGAAGACGGCAGCTTGTTCGCTAAGAGCCTCCCTGCGGACTTTTTTCTAAGCAACATGTGTGATCTGGAACCGGAGAACTTGCCGGGGGAACCGTCATGTGACGCAACGGAATTCGAACCTGAAAACTCCTCCGGTAAACAAAATCAGAGCCAGGACGACGTGGACGGACTAGAAGAGACGATACCACAAATCGACCACCAGGAGGAGGACGGCAATCAAAG AAATGAAGACCTAAGAATCCAGAAAGTTGGTCCAGAACTTCTCCCCTTAGAAATGCCATCACATGATTGTGTGGACTTGCAAGAGCACACGGATGAATCAAGTGTGAAGACCAATGATGATGTAGAAGTTGACAAGATAAGACAGGAAGATGGAGAAGGAGTCCATCACTTTTCTGTCTCTGAGTGTGCTAAGAAAGAAACGTCCCCGGTAGAGGAGTTTTGTGATGTTTCTGAAGACCCTACAGAAGAGTTCAGGGAGGACCAGGATGGTGGAGATGAGAGTAAACTGACCGAGGATGTGAAACCCGAAACTAAAATGAGTATGCCGGAAGATCTCTCAACAGAAGATGTTGAGGTACCAAGATCGGGAAAGACACAGAAGGGAAGCTTGGAAACGGAGGACGCCTTTGCAAAAATCTGGGACGATCTTGAGGAGGTTGTTTGCGAACTGATAGAAGATGAGGAAAGAAAGACGATGGAGGTCAGAGATAGCAGAGAGGCCAACGAGATAGAGACAACTGCAGGAAAGAATCTAGAGGAAACAGACATCCATTTACCAGAGAGATGTGACCGAGAAGGAGCGGTTCTGGGAAAGTTGGTGCCCAAAGAAGACGAAGCAATCCTGGAGGAAGTGACAGTGATGCTAAATCGTGGCGCACCCCTGAAAGAGGTCATATCTGATGAGTCTGGACAAGGGATGGATTTTAAGGACCAAGGGCCTGAAAGGTCTGAACAAGAAGGAGAGGTTACGGAATTGTTGGTATTCAATGAAGGCAAACCCATCCGTGAGAAAGTGACAATGACACCAAGTCTTACAGATAAACCCCTGAAAGAGGTCTGTTCTGACGTTCGGGACTCTGGAGAATGTGGGAGGTTTGAGAATCAAGGATCAGAGAGGAGTAAACAAGAAGATACCGTTACGGAAAAGTTGTTGCCCAAAGAAGACGCTTGCATTTGCGAAGAAGGGACAGTGACACCAACTCCTAGGGATAACCCCCTGAGAGAGGTCATGTCTGACATTCTGGAGTCCAGAGAAGATGTGAGGTTTGAGGAGCATGAACCAGATGGATGTGAACAAGAAAGAGATCTTACAGAATTGTTTGTACCCAATGAAGGTAAACCGATCTTGGAGAAAGTGACAGTGACACCAAATCTTAGATATACACCCCTGAAAGAGGTCAGATGTGATGTTCTGGAGTCTGGAGAATGCTGTAGGTTTGAGAAGCAAGAACCAGAGAGGTCAAAACAAGAGGATACCGTTATGAAGAAGTTGTtgtccaaagaagaaaaacccATTTGTGAGGAAGTGACAGTGACACCAACTCCTAGGGATAAACCCCCGAAAGAGGTCATGTCTGACATTCTAGAGTCCGGAGAAGATGTTGAGGAGCATGGACAAGAGAGGTTTGAGCAAGAAAGAGAGATTACAGAATTGTTTGTACCCAATAAAGGCAAACCTATCTTGCAGAAAGTGACAGAGACACCAAGTCTTAGAGATACACCCCTAAAAGAGGTCAGATGTAACGTTCCAGAGTCCAGAGACGATGCTCGGTTTGAGGAACGAGGACCAGTAAAGTCTAAACAAGAGGGTATCGTTGTAAAAAAGTTGTGCCCCAAAGAAGAAAACTCCATTTGTGAGGAAGGGACAGTGACACCAAGTCTTAGAGAAAGCGCCCTGAAAGAGGTCAGGTCTGAGATTCCAGAGTGCAGAGACGGCGCGAGATTTGAGGCGCGAGGACTAGAGAGGCGTGAACATGAAACCGAAACTACGGAAAAGTTGGTTTCCAAAGAAGACAAACCCATTTGcgaggaaaagacaggaagtCTTGGAGATACACCCCTGAAAGAGGTCAGGTCTGACGTTCCAGAGTCCAAACACGGTGTACAGTTTGAGGAACGAGGACCAGTAAAGACTAAACAAGAGGATATCGTTATGAAGAAGTTGTTCCCCAAAGAAGAAAACCCCATTTGTGAGGAAGGGACAGTGACACCAAGTCTTAGAGAAAGACCCCTGAAAGAGGTCAGGTCTGAGATTTCAGATTGCAGAGACGACGCGAGATTTGAGGCGCGAGAACTAGAGAGGCGTGAACATGAAAGCGCAACTACGGAAAAGTTGGTTtccaaagaagacaaacacatttACGAGGAAGTAACAGGAAGTCTTGGAGATACACCCCTGAAAGAGGTCAGGTCTGACGTTCCAGAGTCCAAACACGGTGTACGGTTCGAGGAACGAGGACCAGAGAGGTGTGAACACGAAGGCTTGGTTATAAAAAAGGTTTTGCCCAAAGAAAACAAACCCATTTATGAGGAAGTGACAGTGACACCAAGTCTTAGATCTGACCTCTTTCAGGGGTGTATCTCTGACGTTCCAGAGTCCAGAGGCAGTATGAGGTTCGAGGAGCGAGGAGTAGGAAGGAAGCTGATCGTCTCGAAACTGCCCAAAGTTTACCAAGTGAAAGCAGTGCCAGTGGTGCCACCCAAGCCCCAACACTGCAAGGTAGCTGCCCGGAACCTgcgtcaacaacaacaacaacagcagcagcagcagcagcgagaGAGGAGGGACGCCGACACGCCTGATGATGTCACCTGCGGCAGGGACACGTCCCAGAGCAGCCCTGTCAGCATGTGCTTCGACGAGGCCGTTGCCATAGCCACCATGAGGCGAGAAAAGGAGCGCGAATGTGAGCGGGAACGGCAACGGGATTGGGTGGCGTGA